The following nucleotide sequence is from Barnesiella viscericola DSM 18177.
TGACGGGCCGCCTCACCGGCCAGACGTTCGTGTTGCGAAACGGCACTTTGCCGGGAACTCTTACACCCGGAAGCCCCGGCCAGCAAAAGCAGCAGGCAGAGGCAGCGGACCAGACGTCTCATGAGGCACCTCCCCGTTGCATACGGTAGATAATGAGCAGAGCCGACCGCTCCGACAGATAGAAGCGGGGGGCAGGCTTCTCGGCCAACACCGCACCGAGCGCTTCGTTAAAGCTAGCCCGCGGCCGACGGCGCAGGTATCCGGCCAGCAGATTGGCCAGGTCGTTGTACATCTCGGTGCGAACGGCCGACATGCACCGGGGCGGGCGGCCGCTCATGATGCGCTTCACATTCCGCCTCGCCTCTTCATAACTGATGTAAAACCGGGGGGCTACCGAATAGACCACCCGATGTACCACCTTCTCCCGAGGGGTATCCAGGGCGGCCATACCCAGCGATTTGAGCACCTTGTTGTAGGCCTCGTACAAATCGCGGTCTCGTTCTTCCTTGTAATATAACTCCATAACTCACTATATTGCAGGAAGAGCTACAAAACAGGGGTACCAGACTGGCACCCACGCAAAACAGGTAGTGCAAATATAATTCAGTTTTGGTATTTTTACAAGAAAAATGTGGTTATTTTACCAATATGTTATATTTTTTTATTTTTTCAGCGGTTCATTTGTCGTATATTCGGTAAGAAAATAGCTATTTTTGAGGGTGTAAATTGTGCTTTGTCATGAATTTCAGAACCGTCATCGAACCGCCGCGACACCTCGGCTACCTGGACCACCGGCAACACCTGTTGCTGCTGGGTTCGTGCTTTGTCGAGAACATAGGGCTGTGGCTGCAACAACGCAAATTCGATGTCGACATCAACCCCTTCGGCACCTTGTACAACCCCGAATCCATTGCCCGCAACTGGGAGCGCATCGTCTCGGGCAACAGCTTTACCCCCGATGCCCTGTTTCAGGCAAACGGTCTGTGGCACAGCTACGACCACCACTCGCGCTTTTCGCGACGCGACCGGGACGAGGCCCTGACCGAAATGAACAGCCGTCTGGCCCGGGCTCACGACCGTCTGCCGGTGACCGACCGCATTGTCATCACCTGGGGAAGCGCCTACATCTACCGCCTCAAAGCGAGCGGCGAGGTGGTGGCCAACTGTCACAAGCAACCGGCCTCGCTTTTTGACCGGGAGTTGCTCACGGTCGACGCCATCGTGGAACGCTGGCTCCCCATCGTCCGGTACATCGAGAGCCACCTGCCCGCCTGCCGGCTGCTCTTCACGGTGAGCCCCATACGCCACCTCAGCGATGGGGTACACGGCAACCAGCTGAGCAAAGCGACCCTGCTGCTGGCCATCGACCGGCTGCAACACGAGAGCCGCATCTGCGACTACTTCCCCTCCTACGAAATCCTGATGGACGACCTGCGCGACTATCGTTTTTACGACACCGACATGACACACCCCTCGGCCTCGGCCATCACCTACATCAGCGAGTTGCTCGCCGAGTCGTATCTCACCCCCGAAAGCCGCGAGATAGCCTCGCAAGGGTACAAGCTATACACCGCCATGAACCATCGGCCCAATACCGGCGACACCGACGGCTACAAGGCTTTCCTGCAAAACACGCTCGACAGGGTCGTGCGCTTCGGGCAGGCCTACCCTTACATTAACATGACCCATGAAATTACAGAATTAAACACAAGAATCAATCAGATATGAACTACACGACTACCCAAATTGCTACAATCGTCAAAGCCCAGAAAAGGGAATATCAAGATCATATCATCACCGCGCTGCTCACCGACAGCCGGTCGCTCACCTTCCCCGAGGAGACGCTCTTCTTTGCCCTCGTGACCGAGCGGAACGACGGCCACCGCTACATCAAGGAGCTCTATCGCAAAGGAGTGCGCGACTTTGTGGTTGAGCACCCCATTCCCGGCGAAGAGGAGATGGAGGGGGCCAACTTCATCGTCGTCAAGGATACGCTCGCCGCCCTGCAACAACTGGCTGCGGCTCATCGTCGCCGGTTCAATATCCCGGTCATCGGGGTCACGGGCAGTAACGGCAAGACTACCGTCAAGGAGTGGCTCTACCAGCTGCTCCAACCCGACTACAACACCGTGCGTTCGCCCCGCAGCTACAACTCGCAGATTGGTGTACCGCTCTCGGTGTGGCAAATCGGGCCCAAGACCGAGATGGCCATCTTCGAGGCCGGTATCTCCCAACCCGACGAGATGGTACATCTCGAAGAGATTATCAAACCCACGCTGGGACTGATTACCAACATCGGCGAGGCTCACCAGGAGGGGTTCCAGACAATCCAGCAAAAGTGCCTCGAAAAGCTCATCTTGCTGAAAGCCTGCGACTGCATTATCTACGACGGCGACAACAGCCTCATCTGCGAGTGTGTCGAGAAGCTCTGCTTCGGCTGTCGCGAGATTGCCTGGTCGCGCAAGGACCGCGACAAACCGCTTTACATCTCCAAGATTACCAAAGGGAACGACTCGACCAAGATTGACTATACCTACCTGCAATACCACAGCAGCTTCACCATACCCTTTGTCGAGGACGCCTCGATCGAGAACGCCATACACTGCCTGGCCGTGATGCTCTACTACAACCGTCCGCCCGAGGTTATCGCCGAGCGTATGGCCCGCCTCACGCCGGTAGCCATGCGTATGGAGGTGAAGGAGGGCATCAACAACTGCCTCATCATCAACGACAGCTACAACTCCGACATCAACTCGCTCACCATCGCTCTCGACTTCCAGAACCGCCGCGCTGCTGCCAAAGGCATGCGCCGCACCCTCATTCTCTCCGACATCTACCAGACGGGACTTCCCCCTGCCAGTCTCTACCGCAAGGTGGCCGACATCATTCTGCACAAGGGCATCGAGCGGCTTATCGGCATCGGGCCGGTCATCTCGGACAATGCCTACCTCTTCAACCTCGAAAAGGAGTTCTACCCCTCGACCGAGAGCTTCCTCTCCCAGTTCGATCCGGCCGATTTCCACAACGAGCTGATATTGATCAAGGGGGCCCGCGAGTTCCATTTCGAGCTCATCTCCGAGACCCTCGAACTGAAACAGCACGAGACGATTCTCGAAGTCAACCTCGACGCCATCGTTCACAACTATAACCTGTTCAAGTCGAAACTGCACCCCCAGACCAAAATCATCTGCATGGTCAAAGCCTTCGGCTACGGGGCCGGATCCTACGAACTGGCCAAGACGCTGCAAGACCGCGGAGCCGACTTTCTGGCCGTGGCCGTAGCCGACGAAGGGGCCGAACTACGCAAGGCGGGCATAACCATGCCTATTCTGGTGATGAACCCCGAGATGAGCAGCTTCCGCACCCTGTTCAGCTACTACCTCGAGCCCGAGATATACAGCTTCGAGCTGTTGAAAGCCATCATTGCCGAAGGCGAGAAACTGGGGCTGGCCGGCTATCCCGTACACATCAAAATCGACTCGGGCATGCACCGGCTCGGCTTTGAAGAGAAGGATATGCCCCAAGTAGTCGACATGCTCAACGACCAGACGGTCGTGCTCGCCCGCTCGGTATTCTCGCACTTTGCCGGTAGCGACGAGCCCCGCTTCGACGAGTTCTCGCACCAACAGATCGACACCTTCACCCGTTGTGCCGACTACCTGCAACAGCACTCCAAACACAAGATTCTGCGCCACATACTCAACACGGCCGGCATCCTGCGATTCCCCGAATACCAGATGGACATGGTGCGGCTGGGCATCGGGCTCTACGGCGTCTCGCCCATCGAAGACTCCTGCGGCATCGAGACAGTGAGCACCTTGAAGACCACCATTCTCCAAATCAAGTCGCTCCCGGCCGGCGAAACCGTGGGCTACGGCCGCAAGGGGGTACTCACCCGCGACTCACGCATCGCCGCCATTCCCATCGGCTATGCCGACGGTCTGGACCGTCATTTGAGCAACGGCAAAGGGTGTGTAGTGGTGAACGGCAAGCGAGCCCCCATCGTGGGCAACATCTGCATGGACGTATGCATGATCGACGTGACCGACATCGATTGCCAGCCGGGCGACCGGGTCGAGATATTCGGCGAACAGCTGCCCGTGACCGAGATTGCCGAGACCCTCGGCACCATACCCTACGAGATTCTCACCTCGGTATCGACCCGCGTAAAACGCATCTATTACCGGGAGTAACCGCACACCGCCAAGTTATACCCGACAAACTCTTACACAGCCCCGCAGCGCCACACGGCACCCTGCGGGGCTGCTCCATTTCCGGGATAAAGGAAAGAAAAGGAAACACCTCGGAGGCCCAAGGTGTGGTGAGAAGGGCAAAGTACCAGTACCCTGTAAAAAAGAGTCTCGAACCCGGCAAAAAAAGAGCGGGACCACCGGTGGTGGTCCCGCTACAACCCAGAGGCAACGAGGCCTCTCACTTCTTGATGTCAATCTCTTCTTTCAGGTCAATCTCGTTTTTCTCGGCATCGAAGAACTTATATTCGAGATAAGCGAGCGACTGATTGGGTATCACCTTCATCTGGAAGGTATACTTGCAGCGCCATTTCATTTTCAGAGAGAAAACTCCCTGATTGATGTAAGCCGCTACGAAAGGATGCACGTGTAAAGTGAACTTCTTGATTTTCAACTTGTACACCAAATAATGAATCTTCGACTCCAACACATCGGTAAAGAGCAGGGAGGGAGGAATGGTGCCTTTACCGTGGCAAGTCGGGCAATCTTCGCTGGTAATGATATCGAGGGCCGGACGCACCCGCTGGCGGGTGATTTGCATCAGCCCGAACTTGCTCAACGGCAAGATGTTGTGTCGGGCACGGTCGTTGGCCATCAGTTCGCGCATGCGATCATACAACTTCTGACGATTCTCGGCTTCGTCCATATCGATATAATCGATCACGATAATTCCGCCCATATCACGCAACCGCAGTTGCCGGGCAATTTCTTCGGCCGCGTTCATGTTCACATCGAGCGCATTGCTCTCCTGGTCGGAGGAGGCTTTTGAGCGGTTGCCGCTATTCACATCAATCACGTGCAACGCCTCGGTATGCTCGATAATGACATACGCTCCGCTTTTGAATGAGACAGTTTTTCCTAACGAAGATTTAATCTGCTTGGTAATGGCAAAGTTGTCGAAAATGGGTAGTTCGCCCTCATACAGCTTGACAATATCCTTGCGATCGGGAGCGATGAGACTCACGTAATTGCGAATCTGGTTATAGGTCTCCTTGTCGTTGACATAGATATTTTCAAACGACGGGCTGAAAATGTCGCGCAACAGCCCCACGGTACGTCCTGTCTCTTCATAGACGAGCGAGGGCAGTTTCGCCTTTTGCAACTTCACCAACATATCTTCCCAACACTTCACCAACGTTTTGAGCTCGTTGTTCAATTCGGCCACCCGTTTCCCCTCGGCTACCGTGCGCACAATCACCCCGAAATTGCGGGGCTTTATGCTCTGAATCAACTGCCTGAGGCGGAGTTTCTCCTCATTCGACTTGATTTTCTGCGACACCGATACCTTGTCCGAGAACGGTATCAGCACCAGAAAGCGGCCGGCAAAAGAGATTTCGGCCGTCAACCGGGGGCCTTTCGACGAAATGGGTTCCTTGGCAATCTGTACCAGAACCTCCTGGCCCACCTTCAAGGCATCGTTAATCGTGCCGTCCTTTTCAATATCGGGCAGCAGATTGAACTTGGGGAGTGACAACACCCGCTTGCGGTCGGCAAGCGACTGTTTCAAGAACTTGGCACTCGAATTGTACTGAGTACCCAAATCGAGATAGTGCAGGAAAGCATCCTTTTCGTAACCTACATCGACAAACGCAGCGTTGAGTCCCGGCATCAGCTTCTTGACCCGGCCCAAATAGATGTCGCCCACCGAAAACGATATGTTTCGGGCCTCCTTTTGGAGCTCGACCAATCGATTGTTCTCGAGCAGTGCAATAGAAATCTCTTTGGGTTGTACATCTACTACAAGTTCGCTGGTCATAAGTTGTGATTTATAGATTACTGTTTGTCAAGCGGCATGCCTGCGCATCGTTTTACACACCACACAGCCATTCCGCCGAATACATTTTATCCCCCCTTTCGAGGGCATAATTTCGTGTCGATAAAGCAAAGAACAAATCCAATGCCTCGAAACGCATCAAATTTGTTCTTTGTGTGCTGTCATTTATTGAGCAGACAGACATTATTTCTTCTTATGTCTGTTCTTTCTCAATCTTTTTTTGCGTTTGTGAGTAGCCATCTTGTGGCCTTTTCTTTTCTTTCCACTCGGCATAACGATATGTTTTAAAGATTAATATTTAATTGCGTTTGTTTTCAAACTTATTTTACCTCACCCATGAAGGTTTTAGCCGGCTTGAAAGCGGGGATATTGTGGGCGGGAATAATAATGGTCGTATTCTTGGAAATATTGCGAGCCGTCTTTTGAGCTCTTTTCTTTACGATGAAGCTGCCGAAGCCTCTCAAATATACGTTTTCACCTTTTGCCAAAGAACCCTTCACGGTCTCCATAAATTTTTCAACGGTTTCAAGAACAACAGCTTTTTCGATACCTGTGTTTTTAGAAATTTCGTTTACAATGTCAGCCTTTGTCATTTTTGTATAAATTATAATTATGTACTAATATATTGTTTTTAATTTTTTGGACTGCAAATATATAGCTTTTTGCCCATCTAAAAAAGCAAAAGCCTCTTTTTTTGCAAATAAAAGTAGTCCGGGGGAAATCCAAGGATTACGGTGCAAATATCGCATTTATTTTTCTATTTCGGTACATTTCTGACCATTTATTCAACCGAAAGAGCTGTTTTTTACCACTCTTGGCACAAACCTCTGCACCATACTACCTTCCTCGAAAAATTTCACAGGCAGAGAACTATCAGCCAATTTAACTAAATAAAATTAAAAATATATGCAGCAACACACAATCTCCTCCAAATCCGGATTTATTTCAGTATCTTCGACCTGTAAATTTTTAATTCTCACATGGAAATTTTCATTATAGTACTTCTTATTCTTTGTAACGGAGTACTCTCTATGTCCGAAATCGCCCTGGTTTCGGCCCGAAAAGTCAAACTCGAAAACAGCGCTAAAAAGGGGAGCAAAGCCGCACAGTCGGCCCTGAAACTCTCGCAAGACCCCGACCGATTCCTCTCTACCGTACAAATAGGCATCACCCTCATCGGGATTCTTACCGGTCTCTATTCGGGCGACAAGCTGGCCGGCGACCTGGCCGGTGTGCTGGCCCAAAGTCCCGCACTGGAACCCTATGCCCTGAGCATATCGAAAGCCATCATCGTCATCATCGTCACCTACCTCACCCTCATCATCGGCGAACTGGTGCCCAAGCGCATCGGTATGATAGCGGCCGAACAGGTGGCCAAGGTGGTATCGCGCCCCATGTCGTGGCTCTCGCTCATCGCCGCCCCCTTTGTGTGGATTCTTACCAAGAGCACGGCCGGGGTGTGTCAGTTTCTGGGACTCTCGTCGCAAAAGGAGGGCATTACCGAAGACGAAATCAAGGCCATCGTGCGCGAAGGGACCGAAGACGGCAGCGTGCAGGAGGTGGAACAGGATATTGTCGAGCGGGTATTCAATCTGGGCGACCGCAACATCTCGTCAATCATGACCCACCGCAGCGACCTGGTATGCCTCGACGTACAGGACGACAACGCCACCCTCAAATCGAAAATCATTCACGACCTGCACGCCGTCTATCCGCTGTGCGAAGACAGCCTCGACGACATCATCGGCATCGTGTCGCTGAAAGAGCTTTTTGCCAAAATCGACGACCCCACATTCAACATCAGGGAGGTGGCCGAGACGCCCTATTTCCTGCCCGAGAACATGAGTGTCTATACCGCCATGGAGCGGCTACGCACCGAGAATCACCGCTACGGACTGGTGACCGACGAGTTTGGCAGCATCGAGGGCATCGTCACCCTCAGCGACGTGCTGGGCGCCCTGGTGGGTTCAGCCTCGGCCGGACCGTCGGCCGACATCATCACCCGCGACGACGGCTCGTGCCTCATCGACGGGCAATGCTCGTTCTACGACTTTCTCGACCACTACGACATGACCGACCGCTACCAGGAGTTCAACTACAACACGCTGAGCGGACTCATTCTCGAACTGCTGCAACACATTCCCACCGAGGGCGAAAAAGTGGACTGGCTCTGCTTCACCCTCGAAATCGTCGACATGGACGGTGCCCGCATCGACAAGGTGCTGGTACACAAGCACGAGACCCCTCAGGAAGAGAACTAGCCCATCTCTCCCTGGTTTTACCCATAAGCACGGGGCAAACCTCCTGTTGTCAGGTAAGGTCTGCCCCGTACGCTTTCCACGGCTGCTTCCCCAACGACAGGAACCGCCGATGCCTTCCACGGGTGCCCCTCCCTTTCCACCCCACTTGCGATTGTGCAAAAAAGGTCTTACCTTTGCGCCCGAAAAAACAAATTGTATAACCAGCGAGGAGCTGCAACAGGCTCCTCCCGTGTGCTTGAACACCACGTAAAAAACAAGGAATCATGAATCGTACCGTATCTCTGCCCTTCCTCGTGATGGGCGTCGTATTCTGTGTGTGCCTCATCTGCTCCAACCTGCTCGAAGTGAAGATGGTTTCACTCGGAGGCATCACCGCAACCGCCGGACTCATTGTCTTTCCCATCTCCTACATCATCAACGACTGCATCGCCGAGGTGTGGGGCTACCGCAAGGCACGGCTCATCATCTGGCTGGGCTTCCTCATGAATCTGCTGGCCGTTCTTTTTATCCAACTGGCCATTGTCCTGCCCTCGGCCCCGTTCTGGGAAGGGCAAAGCGCCTTCGAGGCCACCTTCTCCTCCACGCCCCGCATCTTGCTGGCCAGCTTCATCGCCTTTCTGGCCGGGTCGTTCCTCAACGCCTATGTGATGAGCAAGATGAAAATATCGAGCGGAGGCAAATACTTCTCGCTGCGGGCCATCGCCTCGACCATCGTGGGCGAGAGTGCCGACTCGCTGCTCTTCTTCCCCATCGCCTTCGGGGGCGTGGTACCGGTCAAGGAGCTCATCGTGCTCATCGTCACCCAGGCCTGCCTCAAAACAGCCTACGAAATCATTATTCTGCCGGTTACCATTCGGGTGGTGCGACTGGTCAAGCGCATCGACGGCAGCGACGTCTACGACCGGCAGGTATCCTACAACATCTTCAAAATAAAAGAAATACAATAACTCATCAATATGGAATCGAAAGAACCTCAATTGACTTTACTGGGGCATAAGACCACCTATCGGCAGGACTATGCCCCCGAGGTGTTGGAGACCTTCACCAACAAACACCCCGAAAACGACTACTGGGTGCGCTTCAACTGCCCCGAGTTTACCAGCCTCTGCCCCATCACTGGCCAGCCCGACTTTGCCACCATACAAATCGACTACATTCCCGGCGAACGCATGGTCGAGAGCAAGAGCTTGAAGCTCTACCTGTTCAGTTTTCGCAACCACGGAGCCTTCCACGAAGACTGCGTGAACATCATCATGAAGGACCTCATCAAGCTCATGGAGCCCAAATACATCGAGGTGACCGGCTTTTTCACACCCCGCGGCGGCATCAGCATCTACCCCTACTGCAACTACGGACGCCCCGGCACCGAGTATGAGGCGATGGCCCGCCAGCGGTTGCAGAGCCACCGGTAAAATGCCCTGAGAGCCCGGCAATAACTTGCCGGCTCCTCGTATCATACACGCGCAAGCCCTACCGCGCGCTGTCACAGCGCCGATAGGGCTCGCACGTTATTTCCAAGATTTACTGACGTAAACGAAAAAGGGATATACCTTTGTGAAGTATACCCCTTTCTCCATGTTATCTGAAATTATTGAACCATAATCTTTCCGGTCACAACTCGTGTACCGGTCAACAGACGCACGATGTAGACTCCCGAAGAGAGGTTACTCAGGTCGATAACCGACTCGTCTCGATAGCTACCCGTGGCAGCACCACGACAATCGTAAAGAGTTACTTCGATGTAATCGCCCAGGATATGCAACCGCTCTCCGTCGAAGTAGAACGACGATTGACTCTCGGTCGACTCTATCCCCGACACGGTGTTGACGCGCTCCATATCGAAGGCAAACAACCGCATCTGGGTAGCCGAAGTCTCCTGCGGACAGTAGGGTTTCACCCCGAAATAATAGATGCCGTCTTTGGGAATAGCCACGACTCCCGAAACCTGACTCCGGTCGTCAATCACATCACCGCAAACCACTTGGGTGGTATAGGCATCGGGCACATCTTTATCGGCCATGTAAACCGTCAAGTTCTGTCCATGGTCGCTTGCAGGATCGTCAATCATGATTTCGTAATCGATAGTCACACGCACCGAGTCGCCTTGCGACAAAGCCACCGAGGGTGCTACATAGAGGCCGGCAATACCTTTGGACTCCATTCCGTAGTCATAGAAATATTGAGTCTGCATGAATGTCTCACCACCTTCGGTCACGGCACTCCACTGTTCGATATTGGAGGCCGGGCTGTAATGGTACCACTCACCCTCGTTCGACTCGAAATCGGAGTGATACGGGAGTGTCGTCCCGGCCTCGGCTACCGGCGACAACTCGATGTCGTCGAGGTACAGGCAACCGTTCCCCTTGGGCGAATAGCAGTTGATGACAATGTAATAGGCACCGTCCTTGTCGACCGTAACCGGTACCGAAAGTTTAGCATAATGCTTCTCCTTCACAATTACACTGTCGTTGTCGTACAGCAAAATGGCATCGGTCATATCGTCGGGGTCGGCCGATAGATAGACTCTGAACCGTTGTACGTAAGAGAGCGTAGTATTAGGCGATGCGGGCTGATTCATCATGGTGCGATAGAACATCGAGAACTCATACTCTCCTGCCGGTATATCAATGCTCTGCGACCGGGCCCAGGCATCGACATCGGCTGCTGTTTGTCCGCTGCACCCCAGCAATCCCGTGCCGTCGTAGGCCGAGCTGGAACTGAACGCCGAGTGGGTAATCACCAGACTGGCTCCGGACA
It contains:
- a CDS encoding GSCFA domain-containing protein, with the translated sequence MNFRTVIEPPRHLGYLDHRQHLLLLGSCFVENIGLWLQQRKFDVDINPFGTLYNPESIARNWERIVSGNSFTPDALFQANGLWHSYDHHSRFSRRDRDEALTEMNSRLARAHDRLPVTDRIVITWGSAYIYRLKASGEVVANCHKQPASLFDRELLTVDAIVERWLPIVRYIESHLPACRLLFTVSPIRHLSDGVHGNQLSKATLLLAIDRLQHESRICDYFPSYEILMDDLRDYRFYDTDMTHPSASAITYISELLAESYLTPESREIASQGYKLYTAMNHRPNTGDTDGYKAFLQNTLDRVVRFGQAYPYINMTHEITELNTRINQI
- a CDS encoding bifunctional UDP-N-acetylmuramoyl-tripeptide:D-alanyl-D-alanine ligase/alanine racemase; the encoded protein is MNYTTTQIATIVKAQKREYQDHIITALLTDSRSLTFPEETLFFALVTERNDGHRYIKELYRKGVRDFVVEHPIPGEEEMEGANFIVVKDTLAALQQLAAAHRRRFNIPVIGVTGSNGKTTVKEWLYQLLQPDYNTVRSPRSYNSQIGVPLSVWQIGPKTEMAIFEAGISQPDEMVHLEEIIKPTLGLITNIGEAHQEGFQTIQQKCLEKLILLKACDCIIYDGDNSLICECVEKLCFGCREIAWSRKDRDKPLYISKITKGNDSTKIDYTYLQYHSSFTIPFVEDASIENAIHCLAVMLYYNRPPEVIAERMARLTPVAMRMEVKEGINNCLIINDSYNSDINSLTIALDFQNRRAAAKGMRRTLILSDIYQTGLPPASLYRKVADIILHKGIERLIGIGPVISDNAYLFNLEKEFYPSTESFLSQFDPADFHNELILIKGAREFHFELISETLELKQHETILEVNLDAIVHNYNLFKSKLHPQTKIICMVKAFGYGAGSYELAKTLQDRGADFLAVAVADEGAELRKAGITMPILVMNPEMSSFRTLFSYYLEPEIYSFELLKAIIAEGEKLGLAGYPVHIKIDSGMHRLGFEEKDMPQVVDMLNDQTVVLARSVFSHFAGSDEPRFDEFSHQQIDTFTRCADYLQQHSKHKILRHILNTAGILRFPEYQMDMVRLGIGLYGVSPIEDSCGIETVSTLKTTILQIKSLPAGETVGYGRKGVLTRDSRIAAIPIGYADGLDRHLSNGKGCVVVNGKRAPIVGNICMDVCMIDVTDIDCQPGDRVEIFGEQLPVTEIAETLGTIPYEILTSVSTRVKRIYYRE
- a CDS encoding Rne/Rng family ribonuclease; amino-acid sequence: MTSELVVDVQPKEISIALLENNRLVELQKEARNISFSVGDIYLGRVKKLMPGLNAAFVDVGYEKDAFLHYLDLGTQYNSSAKFLKQSLADRKRVLSLPKFNLLPDIEKDGTINDALKVGQEVLVQIAKEPISSKGPRLTAEISFAGRFLVLIPFSDKVSVSQKIKSNEEKLRLRQLIQSIKPRNFGVIVRTVAEGKRVAELNNELKTLVKCWEDMLVKLQKAKLPSLVYEETGRTVGLLRDIFSPSFENIYVNDKETYNQIRNYVSLIAPDRKDIVKLYEGELPIFDNFAITKQIKSSLGKTVSFKSGAYVIIEHTEALHVIDVNSGNRSKASSDQESNALDVNMNAAEEIARQLRLRDMGGIIVIDYIDMDEAENRQKLYDRMRELMANDRARHNILPLSKFGLMQITRQRVRPALDIITSEDCPTCHGKGTIPPSLLFTDVLESKIHYLVYKLKIKKFTLHVHPFVAAYINQGVFSLKMKWRCKYTFQMKVIPNQSLAYLEYKFFDAEKNEIDLKEEIDIKK
- a CDS encoding HU family DNA-binding protein, translated to MTKADIVNEISKNTGIEKAVVLETVEKFMETVKGSLAKGENVYLRGFGSFIVKKRAQKTARNISKNTTIIIPAHNIPAFKPAKTFMGEVK
- a CDS encoding hemolysin family protein, which produces MEIFIIVLLILCNGVLSMSEIALVSARKVKLENSAKKGSKAAQSALKLSQDPDRFLSTVQIGITLIGILTGLYSGDKLAGDLAGVLAQSPALEPYALSISKAIIVIIVTYLTLIIGELVPKRIGMIAAEQVAKVVSRPMSWLSLIAAPFVWILTKSTAGVCQFLGLSSQKEGITEDEIKAIVREGTEDGSVQEVEQDIVERVFNLGDRNISSIMTHRSDLVCLDVQDDNATLKSKIIHDLHAVYPLCEDSLDDIIGIVSLKELFAKIDDPTFNIREVAETPYFLPENMSVYTAMERLRTENHRYGLVTDEFGSIEGIVTLSDVLGALVGSASAGPSADIITRDDGSCLIDGQCSFYDFLDHYDMTDRYQEFNYNTLSGLILELLQHIPTEGEKVDWLCFTLEIVDMDGARIDKVLVHKHETPQEEN
- a CDS encoding queuosine precursor transporter, producing MNRTVSLPFLVMGVVFCVCLICSNLLEVKMVSLGGITATAGLIVFPISYIINDCIAEVWGYRKARLIIWLGFLMNLLAVLFIQLAIVLPSAPFWEGQSAFEATFSSTPRILLASFIAFLAGSFLNAYVMSKMKISSGGKYFSLRAIASTIVGESADSLLFFPIAFGGVVPVKELIVLIVTQACLKTAYEIIILPVTIRVVRLVKRIDGSDVYDRQVSYNIFKIKEIQ
- the queF gene encoding preQ(1) synthase, translating into MESKEPQLTLLGHKTTYRQDYAPEVLETFTNKHPENDYWVRFNCPEFTSLCPITGQPDFATIQIDYIPGERMVESKSLKLYLFSFRNHGAFHEDCVNIIMKDLIKLMEPKYIEVTGFFTPRGGISIYPYCNYGRPGTEYEAMARQRLQSHR